Proteins encoded within one genomic window of Microbacterium sp. LKL04:
- a CDS encoding CDP-alcohol phosphatidyltransferase family protein, translating to MTTTDPISPNLAETMARLRGAQKGHARGAPAYSVYVNRRIGRLFAAVAYRLGLTPNRVTLVSAAHTFVGVALIATVPPSWWSGILTAVLLVAGYAWDSADGQVARLRGGGSVAGEWLDHFVDALKIASLHLAVLVGLYRFGDLGEFALLIPIGYSVVATVTFFGMILNDLLKGARGVASTHARAGGTFGRSMILLPTDFGVLCLAFLLWGVSPLFLAVYGALFAVNALFLGAATVKWFREMRRVG from the coding sequence ATGACGACCACAGATCCCATCTCACCGAATCTCGCCGAGACGATGGCGAGACTGCGCGGAGCTCAAAAGGGCCACGCCCGTGGTGCGCCCGCGTACTCGGTGTACGTCAACCGTCGTATCGGACGGTTGTTCGCCGCCGTCGCGTACCGACTCGGTCTCACGCCCAACCGGGTCACCCTCGTGAGCGCCGCCCACACCTTCGTCGGCGTCGCCCTCATCGCGACGGTGCCGCCGTCCTGGTGGTCCGGCATTCTCACCGCGGTGCTGCTCGTAGCGGGCTACGCGTGGGATTCCGCCGACGGCCAGGTCGCCCGGCTCCGCGGCGGCGGCTCGGTCGCGGGTGAATGGCTGGACCACTTCGTGGATGCCCTGAAGATCGCGAGTCTGCACCTTGCCGTCCTGGTCGGGCTCTACCGGTTCGGGGACCTCGGCGAGTTCGCCCTTCTCATCCCGATCGGCTACTCCGTCGTCGCGACCGTGACGTTCTTCGGGATGATCCTGAACGACCTCCTGAAAGGCGCACGCGGTGTGGCATCGACCCACGCGCGTGCCGGCGGTACGTTCGGGCGGTCGATGATCCTTCTGCCGACCGACTTCGGCGTGCTCTGCCTCGCCTTCCTCCTGTGGGGGGTGTCGCCGCTGTTCCTGGCGGTCTACGGCGCACTGTTCGCCGTCAACGCGCTCTTCCTGGGCGCAGCGACCGTGAAGTGGTTCCGCGAGATGCGCCGTGTCGGCTGA